The Methylomusa anaerophila genome has a segment encoding these proteins:
- a CDS encoding DUF2019 domain-containing protein, whose translation MRSLEKILEEYLDACKKNGEYLDKGDSKTANKQFRILTKIRSDLISNEEYGLTKLLPYLEHSSEYVRLHTATILLPITPSEAKNVLLELSSKRGNVGFTAKMTLAEWEKGNLKFDF comes from the coding sequence ATGAGGTCGCTCGAAAAAATATTAGAAGAATACTTAGATGCTTGCAAAAAAAATGGAGAATATCTTGATAAAGGGGATTCAAAAACTGCTAACAAGCAGTTTCGAATACTTACAAAAATAAGAAGTGATTTGATATCGAATGAAGAATACGGGTTAACGAAGCTTCTTCCATACCTAGAACATTCGAGCGAATATGTAAGATTACATACAGCTACAATTCTTTTACCTATAACTCCCTCAGAAGCGAAAAATGTATTGCTAGAACTATCAAGCAAAAGAGGTAATGTCGGATTTACTGCAAAAATGACTTTGGCAGAATGGGAAAAGGGGAATTTAAAATTTGATTTTTAA
- a CDS encoding hemagglutinin repeat-containing protein — translation MSGLFSSGGLGFTIGSKSEKTTLDQQTMEQAGSTIGSIEGNVNLIAGNQVNSAGTTIINGQDTNISGKNVTIDNTVNTYDSQYKYEFKQSGLSVSLGGGVIDAATGAYNDIQRSGQVQDDRLKTLYEYKAVKDLEKLKDFKGNLTKGVGVGVGIGSTTITSEQNTHVESVNPSNISAGGNVNITATDGNVNLKGTKITATEVTLDAENDINLDAAQNQQQIDGKTSSSSWSLGGTIGVGYSGSFGSSSGKENGNAVTHTGSVIDASGTVNLKSGNDTNITGSQVIGEKVKADIGGNLNITSLQDSDDYTANNQSIGVGFGTGKISGTHGSFNTGKTDSVYDSVTSQAGIFAGQDGFDITVGKNTDLKGAVISSTATPDKNKLSTGTLTFSNFENRAKYLANSIGVNYNAGKDVAKKDRGFTPNIRVRGRFYDSMKLAT, via the coding sequence ATGTCAGGCCTCTTCAGCAGCGGCGGCCTCGGCTTCACCATCGGCAGCAAAAGCGAAAAAACCACCCTCGATCAACAAACCATGGAGCAAGCCGGCAGCACCATCGGCTCCATCGAAGGCAACGTCAACCTCATTGCCGGCAACCAAGTCAACAGCGCCGGGACTACAATTATCAACGGCCAGGACACCAACATCAGCGGCAAAAACGTCACCATCGACAATACAGTAAACACCTACGACAGCCAGTACAAATACGAATTCAAGCAAAGCGGCCTGAGTGTATCCTTAGGCGGCGGCGTAATCGATGCTGCCACGGGTGCTTATAACGACATCCAGCGCTCGGGCCAGGTACAGGATGACCGGCTTAAAACGCTGTATGAGTACAAAGCCGTTAAAGATCTTGAGAAACTGAAGGACTTCAAAGGCAACCTGACAAAAGGAGTGGGTGTCGGCGTCGGCATCGGCAGCACAACAATCACATCCGAGCAAAACACCCATGTGGAAAGCGTCAACCCATCCAACATCAGCGCCGGCGGCAACGTCAACATCACCGCCACCGACGGTAATGTCAACCTCAAAGGGACCAAAATCACTGCGACTGAGGTCACCTTGGACGCCGAAAACGACATCAACCTCGACGCCGCCCAAAACCAACAACAGATCGATGGCAAAACCAGCTCCTCCTCCTGGTCTTTAGGCGGCACCATCGGCGTAGGCTACTCCGGTAGCTTCGGCAGCAGTAGCGGCAAAGAAAACGGCAACGCTGTGACCCATACCGGCAGCGTCATTGACGCCAGCGGCACAGTAAACCTCAAATCCGGCAACGACACCAACATCACCGGTTCCCAGGTAATAGGCGAAAAAGTAAAAGCCGACATCGGCGGCAACCTCAACATCACCAGCCTGCAGGACAGCGACGACTACACGGCGAACAATCAAAGCATCGGCGTTGGTTTCGGCACCGGCAAAATCAGCGGTACCCATGGATCTTTCAATACCGGCAAAACCGACTCCGTCTACGACAGTGTCACCAGTCAGGCAGGGATCTTCGCCGGTCAAGACGGCTTTGACATTACGGTAGGGAAGAATACCGACCTAAAGGGTGCGGTCATTAGCAGTACGGCTACGCCGGATAAGAATAAACTGTCGACGGGTACGCTAACCTTCTCCAATTTTGAGAACAGAGCAAAGTATTTGGCAAACAGCATTGGAGTTAATTACAACGCAGGTAAAGACGTAGCTAAAAAAGATCGAGGATTTACTCCGAATATAAGAGTCAGGGGACGGTTCTATGACTCTATGAAATTAGCAACATAG
- a CDS encoding hemagglutinin repeat-containing protein — MSGLFSSGGLGFTIGSKSEKTTLDQQTMEQAGSTIGSIEGNVNLIAGNQVNSAGTTIISGQDTNISGKDVTIDNTVNTYDSQYKYEFKQSGLSVSLGGGVIDAATGAYNDIQRSGQVQDDRLKTLYEYKTVQDLEKLKDFKGNLTKGAGVSVSIGSSQMTAEQTTHAESVNPSNINAGGNVNITATDGDINLIATNIHAIDVLLDAKQNLNLDAAQNQQQIDGKTSSSSWSLGASFGLDGNFTGLTGGFGSGHGTENGNTVTHTGSVIDAAGTVTLKSGNDTNIIGSQVKGDKVVADIGGNLNLASTQDSDDYAANNQSTGIGFGTGKISGTTGSFNTGKTNSNYDSVTGQAGIFAGAEGFDIYVGKNTDLKGAVISSEATPDKNKLSTGTLTFSNLENRVKYLSSSIGVNYNSKLTPGMKLGDLGLTPNVGITVSGEADSTTKSAISPGTIEVRSNPNQDLSGLSRDPSGALNALGKIFDKKTIQEKQELAQVFGEEVFKAIGDLKLKEGSPEKAALDAFAGGLMAQLGGGSFASGAAGAGLNQLIMNELAKIKDPAVMQWASAIAGAAAAKAVGGDAQTGASTAASETKNNFLYHEQYAEYQQQKKDLKDKLDSGSITKEEYDKAVQDVEKYWSDKDKEQTKQWLAEHHIDAVLIDDESGRIALEKQQYQQMIIELSNSKSDEETAAIKAKWHKVSDEQIDKWSKMGDNLGVNMDGSNYSSFPDLSTEVVNLNNPYTAWLVKSQTEDALTWARLSLKAKGIDPNNSNNAPLLAAEVEKQLELNKEIRDSIASSIGGGSFKTFKELKGFLGSPGAGNQWHHIVEQAQQNASRAGFAAEEINSVENIIALQSGKDSVHSAISAYYSSKQWFSGTQTVRDWLATKSFQEQFEFGLNYLKGFGDVVKENGRWIFKSFE; from the coding sequence ATGTCAGGCCTCTTCAGCAGCGGCGGCCTCGGCTTCACCATCGGCAGCAAAAGCGAAAAAACCACCCTCGATCAACAAACCATGGAGCAAGCCGGCAGCACCATCGGCTCCATCGAAGGCAACGTCAACCTCATTGCCGGCAACCAAGTCAACAGCGCCGGGACTACAATTATCAGCGGCCAGGACACCAACATCAGCGGCAAAGACGTCACCATCGACAACACAGTAAACACCTACGACAGCCAGTACAAATACGAATTCAAGCAAAGCGGCCTGAGTGTATCCTTAGGCGGCGGCGTAATCGATGCTGCCACGGGTGCTTATAACGACATCCAGCGCTCGGGTCAGGTACAGGATGACCGGCTTAAAACTCTGTATGAGTACAAAACCGTTCAAGATCTTGAGAAACTGAAGGACTTCAAAGGCAATCTGACAAAAGGAGCGGGTGTCAGCGTCAGCATCGGCAGCAGCCAAATGACCGCCGAACAAACAACCCACGCCGAAAGCGTCAACCCGTCCAACATCAACGCCGGCGGCAACGTCAACATCACCGCCACCGACGGGGATATCAACCTGATAGCGACAAACATCCATGCCATCGACGTCCTGCTAGACGCCAAGCAAAACCTCAACCTCGACGCCGCCCAAAACCAACAACAGATCGACGGCAAAACCAGCTCCTCCTCCTGGTCCTTGGGAGCATCCTTCGGCCTTGACGGCAACTTTACCGGCCTGACCGGCGGCTTCGGCTCCGGCCACGGCACGGAAAACGGCAACACGGTAACCCATACCGGCAGCGTCATTGACGCCGCCGGCACCGTAACCCTCAAATCCGGCAACGACACCAACATTATCGGTTCCCAGGTCAAAGGCGACAAAGTCGTGGCCGACATCGGCGGCAACCTCAACCTCGCCAGCACGCAGGACAGTGATGACTACGCGGCGAACAATCAAAGCACCGGCATTGGTTTCGGCACCGGTAAAATCAGCGGTACAACGGGCTCCTTCAATACCGGCAAGACCAACTCCAACTATGACAGTGTCACCGGTCAGGCAGGGATTTTTGCCGGGGCGGAAGGCTTTGATATTTATGTGGGGAAGAATACCGACCTGAAGGGTGCGGTGATTAGCAGTGAGGCTACACCGGATAAGAATAAACTCTCTACCGGTACGCTGACATTCTCCAATCTGGAGAACAGAGTGAAGTATCTATCCAGTAGTATTGGAGTTAATTACAACAGCAAACTTACTCCAGGGATGAAATTGGGTGATTTGGGTCTAACGCCTAATGTGGGAATAACTGTATCAGGAGAAGCAGATAGTACAACAAAATCAGCAATATCACCTGGAACGATTGAAGTACGGAGCAATCCCAATCAAGATTTGAGCGGATTAAGCCGTGATCCGTCTGGTGCACTGAATGCATTGGGTAAGATCTTTGACAAGAAAACTATTCAAGAAAAACAAGAATTAGCGCAGGTATTTGGTGAAGAAGTCTTTAAAGCAATAGGCGACTTGAAACTAAAAGAAGGCAGTCCGGAAAAAGCGGCATTAGATGCTTTTGCTGGTGGCTTAATGGCTCAACTTGGTGGAGGAAGTTTTGCATCGGGAGCTGCCGGTGCAGGTCTTAACCAACTGATAATGAATGAATTAGCAAAAATAAAAGACCCTGCCGTTATGCAATGGGCGAGCGCTATCGCAGGAGCAGCGGCAGCCAAGGCAGTTGGAGGAGATGCGCAGACTGGCGCTAGTACTGCGGCTAGTGAGACGAAAAACAACTTCTTGTATCATGAACAGTATGCAGAATACCAGCAACAAAAGAAAGACCTGAAAGATAAGTTAGACAGCGGAAGTATTACGAAGGAAGAATATGACAAAGCTGTACAGGATGTAGAAAAATATTGGTCAGACAAGGACAAGGAACAAACTAAGCAGTGGTTAGCAGAACACCATATAGATGCAGTATTAATAGATGATGAATCTGGACGGATAGCGCTTGAAAAACAGCAATACCAGCAAATGATTATCGAGTTAAGCAACAGCAAAAGTGATGAAGAAACTGCTGCTATAAAGGCAAAATGGCATAAAGTGTCCGATGAACAAATTGATAAATGGAGTAAGATGGGGGATAATCTAGGCGTTAATATGGATGGTAGTAACTACTCTTCATTCCCCGATTTATCAACAGAAGTAGTGAACCTCAATAATCCATATACAGCATGGTTAGTAAAATCTCAAACAGAAGATGCACTAACGTGGGCAAGATTGTCCTTAAAAGCAAAGGGGATTGACCCCAATAATTCAAACAATGCACCGTTGTTAGCGGCAGAAGTAGAAAAACAATTGGAATTGAATAAAGAAATTCGTGATAGTATTGCTAGTTCCATTGGTGGAGGTAGTTTCAAGACATTTAAGGAACTAAAAGGTTTCCTTGGATCTCCAGGGGCAGGAAATCAGTGGCACCACATAGTGGAACAAGCTCAACAAAATGCAAGTAGGGCAGGATTTGCGGCAGAAGAAATAAATTCTGTAGAAAACATAATTGCGTTGCAATCTGGCAAGGATAGTGTTCATAGTGCTATTAGTGCGTATTATTCATCAAAACAATGGTTTTCTGGAACACAGACAGTAAGAGATTGGCTTGCGACTAAAAGTTTTCAAGAGCAATTTGAATTTGGGCTAAATTATTTAAAAGGGTTTGGAGATGTAGTCAAAGAAAATGGTCGTTGGATTTTCAAATCATTTGAATAA
- a CDS encoding IS3 family transposase — translation MLSQVKYETIYLVIQELHDTTTYPIQKLCEIAGVQRSSYHKWLNRNASANEQMNKELIPLIKDAYQERNGILGYRQMTIKLNRKHNLTVNHKRIYRLMKILQLQSVCRRKRKKYIQSTPEITAENILNREFTATHFGEKWLTDVTEMKYGLEQKAHLSAILDLADKSIVAFVLDLSNNNELVFKTFDIAHKEYPDATPLFHSDRGFQYTSKAFHKKLVDAGMTQSMSRVSRCIDNGPMEAFWGMMKSEMYYLKKFSSYDELETAVSEYIEYYNNHRYQKRLQLHDTVRVQTLSESYSCIKKVMPTFTQSWHHRAFIFSTVYLTGSTSIFTSTDLFCLIEIKSSSSN, via the coding sequence ATCCTAAGCCAGGTAAAATATGAAACCATTTACCTTGTAATCCAGGAACTTCATGATACAACAACTTATCCAATACAGAAACTCTGTGAAATCGCAGGCGTACAAAGATCTTCTTACCACAAATGGCTAAACAGAAACGCGAGTGCTAATGAGCAGATGAATAAAGAATTAATCCCACTGATCAAAGACGCCTATCAAGAACGTAATGGTATTCTTGGGTACCGCCAAATGACTATCAAACTCAATCGTAAACACAACCTTACTGTGAATCATAAGCGGATTTACCGACTAATGAAGATTTTGCAACTTCAGTCCGTATGCCGCCGAAAAAGAAAGAAATATATTCAGTCCACACCTGAAATCACTGCTGAAAATATTTTGAACAGAGAGTTTACAGCAACTCACTTTGGAGAAAAATGGCTTACTGATGTAACAGAGATGAAATATGGTCTTGAACAGAAAGCACATTTGAGCGCAATACTGGATCTAGCAGATAAAAGTATTGTCGCTTTTGTGCTTGATCTTTCGAACAATAATGAACTTGTTTTTAAGACCTTTGACATAGCTCATAAAGAATATCCTGATGCAACTCCCCTCTTTCATAGTGACAGGGGATTTCAATATACAAGTAAGGCCTTTCATAAAAAGCTTGTTGATGCCGGAATGACACAAAGTATGTCTAGGGTATCAAGATGCATAGACAACGGTCCCATGGAAGCATTCTGGGGAATGATGAAATCAGAGATGTATTATCTCAAAAAGTTCAGTTCGTACGATGAGCTGGAAACTGCGGTCAGTGAATATATAGAGTATTATAATAATCACCGATATCAAAAACGACTCCAATTGCATGACACCGTTAGAGTACAGACGCTATCGGAGTCATACAGCTGCATAAAAAAGGTGATGCCAACTTTTACGCAAAGTTGGCATCATAGAGCTTTTATTTTTTCTACTGTCTACTTGACAGGGAGCACTTCAATTTTTACGTCCACTGACCTCTTTTGCCTTATAGAAATTAAATCATCGTCCAGTAATTAG
- a CDS encoding helix-turn-helix domain-containing protein has product MFVAAGFIGGGDVDVAVGGGKTDIVGADYVANFIESRNRPPTLTKYAIKSICQLQNWISKYNGHEKLKSSGTGGATIMIKGRKTSYEERVEIVKYCIEQQNNYAETAQKYQVSYQQVYSWTTKYETDGVEALQDKRGKRKTLDAMSEIEKLRAENKLLEAKNKRQQMEIEFLKKLEEIERRRS; this is encoded by the coding sequence GTGTTCGTCGCTGCCGGTTTCATCGGCGGCGGTGATGTTGATGTTGCCGTCGGTGGCGGTAAGACCGACATCGTTGGTGCCGACTATGTTGCTAATTTCATAGAGTCACGGAACCGTCCCCCGACTCTTACAAAATACGCAATTAAGTCAATCTGTCAACTACAAAACTGGATTTCAAAGTATAATGGTCATGAGAAGTTAAAGTCTTCTGGAACAGGAGGAGCAACCATCATGATCAAAGGTCGCAAAACGAGTTATGAGGAAAGAGTTGAAATCGTTAAATATTGTATTGAGCAACAGAATAACTATGCTGAAACGGCACAAAAATACCAAGTCTCCTATCAGCAGGTTTATAGTTGGACAACCAAGTATGAAACCGATGGTGTCGAAGCCTTACAAGATAAACGTGGCAAAAGAAAGACCTTAGATGCAATGTCGGAGATTGAGAAGTTAAGGGCCGAGAATAAACTTCTTGAAGCCAAAAACAAAAGGCAACAAATGGAGATAGAATTTTTAAAAAAGCTGGAAGAAATAGAAAGGCGGCGATCCTAA